A window of the Gasterosteus aculeatus chromosome 21, fGasAcu3.hap1.1, whole genome shotgun sequence genome harbors these coding sequences:
- the LOC120813508 gene encoding NACHT, LRR and PYD domains-containing protein 3 isoform X3: MNQAEDPEDGVRPSEAPLCGEHDSRTKAQRTHQRPGPEPAPSCVSMKSNQSMEPPLVFKDVGPSVDARSHQQRGKSPEPRCLSMKSDRSQGRFIDFKDDRSQRRFIDFKDDRSQGRFIDFKDGRRSYDPEEDQESSEVPTGPSVQQHQTHLDSIFMLLEENILTFVKNELKKIQKVVSSDYPECLEKEDEEVLDEEQRRFREAFEKISVHFLRRMKQEQLAERLQSRLHAAVCQRELKSNLKKKFQCVFEVIAKAGNPTLLNEIYTELYITEGGTAEVNQEHEVRQIETASRRPARPETTIRQEDLLKASAGGEEPIRTVMTKGVAGIGKTVLTQKFTLDWAEDKDHQDIQFTFPFTFRELNVLREKKFSLVGLVHHFFSETRAAGICRFEKFQVVFIFDGLDECRLPLDFHNNEILTDVTEISSVDVLLTNLIRGKLLPSARLWITTRPAAANQIPPECVGMVTEVRGFTEPQKEEYFRKRFRDEEQANSLISHIKTSRSLHIMCHIPVFCWITATVLEEVLKTREGGEMPKTLTEMYIHFLVVQSKVKKVKYDGGAETDPYWSPESRKMIESLGKLAFDQLQKGNLIFYESDLTECGIDIRAASVYSGVFTQIFREERGLYQDTVFCFVHLSVQEFLAALHVHLTFFSSGVNLLSGEQRTSRRSKRSEPKRLYQRAVDKALQSPNGHLDLFLRFLLGLSLETNQTLLRGLLTQTGSGSQTNEETVQYIKVKISEKVSPEKSINLFHCLNELNDDSLVEEIQQSLRSGRHSTDKLSPARWSALVFILLSSEEDLEVFDLKKYSASEVALLRLLPVVKASNKVLLSGCNLSERSCEVLSSVLSSQSSSLRELDLSNNHLQDSGVKILSAGLESPHCDLETLRLSGCLITEEGCSSLASALSSNPSHLRELDLSYNHPGDSGVNLLSAGLEDPHWRLETLRVEPDGVRWLRPGLRKYSCELTIDTNTVNKHLKLSDNNRKVTRVKEDQSYPDHPDRFDYYPQLLCRTGLTGRCYWEVECRGDVYVSVSYRGIKRKGDSDDCMFGMNDQSWSLICSDGGYYVWHNKTETHISFSSSGRVAVYVDCPAGFLSFYRVSSDTLIHLHTFSTTFTEPLYPGFGFDLWYGFGSCFGSSVSLCSLQEGESPPGGEPSSLLTT; this comes from the exons atgaatcaggctgaggacccagaggacggagtccgtccctctgaagctcctctgtgtggggaacatgacagcaggaccaaagctcagag gacccatcagagaccaggacctgaaCCTgcacccagctgtgtgtccatgaagagtaaccagtctATGGAGCCTCCTCTagtcttcaaagatgttggtccctctgttgatgcaag gtcacatcagcagagaggaaagtctcctgaacccagatgtttgtccatgaagagcgATCGGTCTCAAGGTCGAtttattgacttcaaagatgatcGGTCTCAACGTCGAtttattgacttcaaagatgatcGGTCTCAAGGTCGAtttattgacttcaaagatggacgccgttcttatgacccaga agaggaccaggagagctcagaggttcccacaggtccgtctgtccagcagcatcaaacacatctggactccatcttcatg ctgctggaggagaacatcctcacttttgtgaagaacgagctgaagaagatccagaaggttgtgagttcagattacccagaatgcttagagaaagaggatgaggaggtgctggatgaagagcagaggaggttcAGAGAGGCATTTGAGAAGATCTCGGTGCACTTCCTGagaagaatgaagcaggagcagctggctgagcgtctgcagagca gacttcatgctgcagtttgtcagcgtgaactcaaatccaacctgaagaagaagttccagtgtgtgtttgaggtgatcgctaaagcaggaaacccaacccttctgaatgagatctacacagagctctacatcacagagggagggactgcagaggtcaatcaagaacatgaggtcagacagattgaaacagcatccagaagaccagccagaccagaaacaaccatcagacaagaagacctcctcaaagcctcagctggaggagaggaaccaatcagaaccgtgatgactaagggagtggctggcattgggaaaacagtcttaacacagaagttcactctggactgggctgaagacaaagaccaccaggacatacagttcacatttccattcaccttcagagagctgaatgtgctgagagagaagaagttcagcttggtgggacttgttcatcacttcttcagtgaaaccagagcagcaggaatctgcaggtttgagaagttccaggtcgtgttcatctttgacggtctggatgagtgtcgacttcctctggacttccacaacaatgagatcctgactgatgtcacagagatctcctcagtggatgttctcctcacaaacctcatcagggggaagctgcttccctctgctcgcctctggatcaccacacgacctgcagcagccaatcagatccctcctgagtgcgtcggcatggtgacagaggtcagagggttcactgaaccccagaaggaggagtacttcaggaagaggtttagagatgaggagcaggccaacagcctcatctctcacatcaagacctcacgaagcctccacatcatgtgccacatccctgtcttctgctggatcactgctacagttctggaggaggtgttgaagaccagagagggaggagagatgcccaagaccctgactgagatgtacatccacttcctggtggttcagtccaaagtgaagaaggtcaagtacgatggaggagctgagacggatccttactggagtccagagagcaggaagatgatcgagtctctgggaaaactggcctttgatcagctgcagaaaggcaacctgatcttctatgaatccgacctgacagagtgtggcatcgatatcagagcagcctccgtgtactcaggagtgttcactcagatcttcagagaggagagaggactgtaccaggacacggtcttctgcttcgtccatctgagtgttcaggagtttctggctgctcttcatgtccatctgaccttcttcagctctggtgtcaatctgctgtcaggagAACAAAGAACCTCCCGCCGGTCTAAACGCtctgaaccaaagcgtctctaccagagagctgtggacaaggccttacagagtcctaatggacacctggacttgttcctccgcttcctcctgggtctttccctggagaccaatcagactctcctgcgaggtctgctgacacagacaggaagtggctcaCAGACCAAtgaggagacagtccagtacatcaaggtgaagatcagtgagaaggtgtctccagagaaaagcatcaatctgttccactgtctgaatgaactgaatgatgattctctagtggaggagatccaacagtcccttagatcaggacgtcactccacagataaactgtctcctgctcggTGGTCAGCACTGGTCTTCATTTTACTCTCATCAgaggaagatctggaggtgtttgacctgaagaaatactctgcttcagaggtggctcttctgaggctgctgccggtggtcaaagcctccaacaaagttct actgagtggctgtaacctctcagagagaagctgtgaagttctgtcctcagtcctcagctctcagtcctctagtctgagagagctggacctgagtaacaaccacctgcaggattcaggagtgaagatcttgtctgctggactggagagtccacactgtgacctggagactctcag gctgtcaggctgtctgatcacagaggaaggctgttcttctctggcctcggctctgagctccaacccctcccacctgagagagctggacctgagctacaatcatccaggagactcaggagtgaatctgctgtctgctggactggaggatcctcactggagactggagactctcag ggtggagcctgatggagtccgatggctgagaccaggtctgaggaagt attcctgtgaactcacaatcgacacaaacacagtaaacaaacacctcaaactgtctgacaacaacaggaaggtgacacgtgtgaaggaggatcagtcgtatcctgatcatccagacagatttgactactatcctcagctgctgtgtagaactggtctgactggtcgctgttactgggaggtcgagtgtaGAGGAGacgtttatgtatcagtgagttacagaggaatcaagaggaaaggagacagtgatgACTGTATGTTTGGAatgaatgatcagtcctggagtctgatctgctctgatggaggttactatGTCTGGcacaataagacagaaacacacatctccttctcctcctctggtagagtagcagtgtatgtggactgtcctgctggctttctgtccttctacagagtctcctctgacacactgatccacctccacaccttcagcaccacattcactgaacctctttatcctgggtttgggttTGATCTCTGGTATGGTTTTGGTTCCTGTtttggttcctcagtgtctctgtgttctctgcaggagggagagtctcctcctggtggagaaccttcctctctgctcaccacatag
- the LOC120813508 gene encoding uncharacterized protein LOC120813508 isoform X2, with the protein MNQAEDPEDGVRPSEAPLCGEHDSRTKAQRTHQRPGPEPAPSCVSMKSNQSMEPPLVFKDVGPSVDARSHQQRGKSPEPRCLSMKSDRSQGRFIDFKDGRRSYDPEEDQESSEVPTGPSVQQHQTHLDSIFMLLEENILTFVKNELKKIQKVVSSDYPECLEKEDEEVLDEEQRRFREAFEKISVHFLRRMKQEQLAERLQSRLHAAVCQRELKSNLKKKFQCVFEVIAKAGNPTLLNEIYTELYITEGGTAEVNQEHEVRQIETASRRPARPETTIRQEDLLKASAGGEEPIRTVMTKGVAGIGKTVLTQKFTLDWAEDKDHQDIQFTFPFTFRELNVLREKKFSLVGLVHHFFSETRAAGICRFEKFQVVFIFDGLDECRLPLDFHNNEILTDVTEISSVDVLLTNLIRGKLLPSARLWITTRPAAANQIPPECVGMVTEVRGFTEPQKEEYFRKRFRDEEQANSLISHIKTSRSLHIMCHIPVFCWITATVLEEVLKTREGGEMPKTLTEMYIHFLVVQSKVKKVKYDGGAETDPYWSPESRKMIESLGKLAFDQLQKGNLIFYESDLTECGIDIRAASVYSGVFTQIFREERGLYQDTVFCFVHLSVQEFLAALHVHLTFFSSGVNLLSGEQRTSRRSKRSEPKRLYQRAVDKALQSPNGHLDLFLRFLLGLSLETNQTLLRGLLTQTGSGSQTNEETVQYIKVKISEKVSPEKSINLFHCLNELNDDSLVEEIQQSLRSGRHSTDKLSPARWSALVFILLSSEEDLEVFDLKKYSASEVALLRLLPVVKASNKVLLSRCNLSQKSCEVLSSVLSSQSSSLRELDLSNNNLQDSGLKILSAGLESPHCDLETLRLSGCNLSERSCEVLSSVLSSQSSSLRELDLSNNHLQDSGVKILSAGLESPHCDLETLRLSGCLITEEGCSSLASALSSNPSHLRELDLSYNHPGDSGVNLLSAGLEDPHWRLETLRVEPDGVRWLRPGLRKYSCELTIDTNTVNKHLKLSDNNRKVTRVKEDQSYPDHPDRFDYYPQLLCRTGLTGRCYWEVECRGDVYVSVSYRGIKRKGDSDDCMFGMNDQSWSLICSDGGYYVWHNKTETHISFSSSGRVAVYVDCPAGFLSFYRVSSDTLIHLHTFSTTFTEPLYPGFGFDLWYGFGSCFGSSVSLCSLQEGESPPGGEPSSLLTT; encoded by the exons atgaatcaggctgaggacccagaggacggagtccgtccctctgaagctcctctgtgtggggaacatgacagcaggaccaaagctcagag gacccatcagagaccaggacctgaaCCTgcacccagctgtgtgtccatgaagagtaaccagtctATGGAGCCTCCTCTagtcttcaaagatgttggtccctctgttgatgcaag gtcacatcagcagagaggaaagtctcctgaacccagatgtttgtccatgaagagcgATCGGTCTCAAG GTCGAtttattgacttcaaagatggacgccgttcttatgacccaga agaggaccaggagagctcagaggttcccacaggtccgtctgtccagcagcatcaaacacatctggactccatcttcatg ctgctggaggagaacatcctcacttttgtgaagaacgagctgaagaagatccagaaggttgtgagttcagattacccagaatgcttagagaaagaggatgaggaggtgctggatgaagagcagaggaggttcAGAGAGGCATTTGAGAAGATCTCGGTGCACTTCCTGagaagaatgaagcaggagcagctggctgagcgtctgcagagca gacttcatgctgcagtttgtcagcgtgaactcaaatccaacctgaagaagaagttccagtgtgtgtttgaggtgatcgctaaagcaggaaacccaacccttctgaatgagatctacacagagctctacatcacagagggagggactgcagaggtcaatcaagaacatgaggtcagacagattgaaacagcatccagaagaccagccagaccagaaacaaccatcagacaagaagacctcctcaaagcctcagctggaggagaggaaccaatcagaaccgtgatgactaagggagtggctggcattgggaaaacagtcttaacacagaagttcactctggactgggctgaagacaaagaccaccaggacatacagttcacatttccattcaccttcagagagctgaatgtgctgagagagaagaagttcagcttggtgggacttgttcatcacttcttcagtgaaaccagagcagcaggaatctgcaggtttgagaagttccaggtcgtgttcatctttgacggtctggatgagtgtcgacttcctctggacttccacaacaatgagatcctgactgatgtcacagagatctcctcagtggatgttctcctcacaaacctcatcagggggaagctgcttccctctgctcgcctctggatcaccacacgacctgcagcagccaatcagatccctcctgagtgcgtcggcatggtgacagaggtcagagggttcactgaaccccagaaggaggagtacttcaggaagaggtttagagatgaggagcaggccaacagcctcatctctcacatcaagacctcacgaagcctccacatcatgtgccacatccctgtcttctgctggatcactgctacagttctggaggaggtgttgaagaccagagagggaggagagatgcccaagaccctgactgagatgtacatccacttcctggtggttcagtccaaagtgaagaaggtcaagtacgatggaggagctgagacggatccttactggagtccagagagcaggaagatgatcgagtctctgggaaaactggcctttgatcagctgcagaaaggcaacctgatcttctatgaatccgacctgacagagtgtggcatcgatatcagagcagcctccgtgtactcaggagtgttcactcagatcttcagagaggagagaggactgtaccaggacacggtcttctgcttcgtccatctgagtgttcaggagtttctggctgctcttcatgtccatctgaccttcttcagctctggtgtcaatctgctgtcaggagAACAAAGAACCTCCCGCCGGTCTAAACGCtctgaaccaaagcgtctctaccagagagctgtggacaaggccttacagagtcctaatggacacctggacttgttcctccgcttcctcctgggtctttccctggagaccaatcagactctcctgcgaggtctgctgacacagacaggaagtggctcaCAGACCAAtgaggagacagtccagtacatcaaggtgaagatcagtgagaaggtgtctccagagaaaagcatcaatctgttccactgtctgaatgaactgaatgatgattctctagtggaggagatccaacagtcccttagatcaggacgtcactccacagataaactgtctcctgctcggTGGTCAGCACTGGTCTTCATTTTACTCTCATCAgaggaagatctggaggtgtttgacctgaagaaatactctgcttcagaggtggctcttctgaggctgctgccggtggtcaaagcctccaacaaagttct actgagtcgCTGTAACCTCTCACAGAAAAGCTGTGAAGttctgtcctcagtcctcagctctcagtcctctagtctgagagagctggacctgagtaacaacaacctgcaggattcaggattGAAGAtcttgtctgctggactggagagtccacactgtgacctggagactctcag actgagtggctgtaacctctcagagagaagctgtgaagttctgtcctcagtcctcagctctcagtcctctagtctgagagagctggacctgagtaacaaccacctgcaggattcaggagtgaagatcttgtctgctggactggagagtccacactgtgacctggagactctcag gctgtcaggctgtctgatcacagaggaaggctgttcttctctggcctcggctctgagctccaacccctcccacctgagagagctggacctgagctacaatcatccaggagactcaggagtgaatctgctgtctgctggactggaggatcctcactggagactggagactctcag ggtggagcctgatggagtccgatggctgagaccaggtctgaggaagt attcctgtgaactcacaatcgacacaaacacagtaaacaaacacctcaaactgtctgacaacaacaggaaggtgacacgtgtgaaggaggatcagtcgtatcctgatcatccagacagatttgactactatcctcagctgctgtgtagaactggtctgactggtcgctgttactgggaggtcgagtgtaGAGGAGacgtttatgtatcagtgagttacagaggaatcaagaggaaaggagacagtgatgACTGTATGTTTGGAatgaatgatcagtcctggagtctgatctgctctgatggaggttactatGTCTGGcacaataagacagaaacacacatctccttctcctcctctggtagagtagcagtgtatgtggactgtcctgctggctttctgtccttctacagagtctcctctgacacactgatccacctccacaccttcagcaccacattcactgaacctctttatcctgggtttgggttTGATCTCTGGTATGGTTTTGGTTCCTGTtttggttcctcagtgtctctgtgttctctgcaggagggagagtctcctcctggtggagaaccttcctctctgctcaccacatag
- the LOC120813508 gene encoding uncharacterized protein LOC120813508 isoform X1 codes for MNQAEDPEDGVRPSEAPLCGEHDSRTKAQRTHQRPGPEPAPSCVSMKSNQSMEPPLVFKDVGPSVDARSHQQRGKSPEPRCLSMKSDRSQGRFIDFKDDRSQRRFIDFKDDRSQGRFIDFKDGRRSYDPEEDQESSEVPTGPSVQQHQTHLDSIFMLLEENILTFVKNELKKIQKVVSSDYPECLEKEDEEVLDEEQRRFREAFEKISVHFLRRMKQEQLAERLQSRLHAAVCQRELKSNLKKKFQCVFEVIAKAGNPTLLNEIYTELYITEGGTAEVNQEHEVRQIETASRRPARPETTIRQEDLLKASAGGEEPIRTVMTKGVAGIGKTVLTQKFTLDWAEDKDHQDIQFTFPFTFRELNVLREKKFSLVGLVHHFFSETRAAGICRFEKFQVVFIFDGLDECRLPLDFHNNEILTDVTEISSVDVLLTNLIRGKLLPSARLWITTRPAAANQIPPECVGMVTEVRGFTEPQKEEYFRKRFRDEEQANSLISHIKTSRSLHIMCHIPVFCWITATVLEEVLKTREGGEMPKTLTEMYIHFLVVQSKVKKVKYDGGAETDPYWSPESRKMIESLGKLAFDQLQKGNLIFYESDLTECGIDIRAASVYSGVFTQIFREERGLYQDTVFCFVHLSVQEFLAALHVHLTFFSSGVNLLSGEQRTSRRSKRSEPKRLYQRAVDKALQSPNGHLDLFLRFLLGLSLETNQTLLRGLLTQTGSGSQTNEETVQYIKVKISEKVSPEKSINLFHCLNELNDDSLVEEIQQSLRSGRHSTDKLSPARWSALVFILLSSEEDLEVFDLKKYSASEVALLRLLPVVKASNKVLLSRCNLSQKSCEVLSSVLSSQSSSLRELDLSNNNLQDSGLKILSAGLESPHCDLETLRLSGCNLSERSCEVLSSVLSSQSSSLRELDLSNNHLQDSGVKILSAGLESPHCDLETLRLSGCLITEEGCSSLASALSSNPSHLRELDLSYNHPGDSGVNLLSAGLEDPHWRLETLRVEPDGVRWLRPGLRKYSCELTIDTNTVNKHLKLSDNNRKVTRVKEDQSYPDHPDRFDYYPQLLCRTGLTGRCYWEVECRGDVYVSVSYRGIKRKGDSDDCMFGMNDQSWSLICSDGGYYVWHNKTETHISFSSSGRVAVYVDCPAGFLSFYRVSSDTLIHLHTFSTTFTEPLYPGFGFDLWYGFGSCFGSSVSLCSLQEGESPPGGEPSSLLTT; via the exons atgaatcaggctgaggacccagaggacggagtccgtccctctgaagctcctctgtgtggggaacatgacagcaggaccaaagctcagag gacccatcagagaccaggacctgaaCCTgcacccagctgtgtgtccatgaagagtaaccagtctATGGAGCCTCCTCTagtcttcaaagatgttggtccctctgttgatgcaag gtcacatcagcagagaggaaagtctcctgaacccagatgtttgtccatgaagagcgATCGGTCTCAAGGTCGAtttattgacttcaaagatgatcGGTCTCAACGTCGAtttattgacttcaaagatgatcGGTCTCAAGGTCGAtttattgacttcaaagatggacgccgttcttatgacccaga agaggaccaggagagctcagaggttcccacaggtccgtctgtccagcagcatcaaacacatctggactccatcttcatg ctgctggaggagaacatcctcacttttgtgaagaacgagctgaagaagatccagaaggttgtgagttcagattacccagaatgcttagagaaagaggatgaggaggtgctggatgaagagcagaggaggttcAGAGAGGCATTTGAGAAGATCTCGGTGCACTTCCTGagaagaatgaagcaggagcagctggctgagcgtctgcagagca gacttcatgctgcagtttgtcagcgtgaactcaaatccaacctgaagaagaagttccagtgtgtgtttgaggtgatcgctaaagcaggaaacccaacccttctgaatgagatctacacagagctctacatcacagagggagggactgcagaggtcaatcaagaacatgaggtcagacagattgaaacagcatccagaagaccagccagaccagaaacaaccatcagacaagaagacctcctcaaagcctcagctggaggagaggaaccaatcagaaccgtgatgactaagggagtggctggcattgggaaaacagtcttaacacagaagttcactctggactgggctgaagacaaagaccaccaggacatacagttcacatttccattcaccttcagagagctgaatgtgctgagagagaagaagttcagcttggtgggacttgttcatcacttcttcagtgaaaccagagcagcaggaatctgcaggtttgagaagttccaggtcgtgttcatctttgacggtctggatgagtgtcgacttcctctggacttccacaacaatgagatcctgactgatgtcacagagatctcctcagtggatgttctcctcacaaacctcatcagggggaagctgcttccctctgctcgcctctggatcaccacacgacctgcagcagccaatcagatccctcctgagtgcgtcggcatggtgacagaggtcagagggttcactgaaccccagaaggaggagtacttcaggaagaggtttagagatgaggagcaggccaacagcctcatctctcacatcaagacctcacgaagcctccacatcatgtgccacatccctgtcttctgctggatcactgctacagttctggaggaggtgttgaagaccagagagggaggagagatgcccaagaccctgactgagatgtacatccacttcctggtggttcagtccaaagtgaagaaggtcaagtacgatggaggagctgagacggatccttactggagtccagagagcaggaagatgatcgagtctctgggaaaactggcctttgatcagctgcagaaaggcaacctgatcttctatgaatccgacctgacagagtgtggcatcgatatcagagcagcctccgtgtactcaggagtgttcactcagatcttcagagaggagagaggactgtaccaggacacggtcttctgcttcgtccatctgagtgttcaggagtttctggctgctcttcatgtccatctgaccttcttcagctctggtgtcaatctgctgtcaggagAACAAAGAACCTCCCGCCGGTCTAAACGCtctgaaccaaagcgtctctaccagagagctgtggacaaggccttacagagtcctaatggacacctggacttgttcctccgcttcctcctgggtctttccctggagaccaatcagactctcctgcgaggtctgctgacacagacaggaagtggctcaCAGACCAAtgaggagacagtccagtacatcaaggtgaagatcagtgagaaggtgtctccagagaaaagcatcaatctgttccactgtctgaatgaactgaatgatgattctctagtggaggagatccaacagtcccttagatcaggacgtcactccacagataaactgtctcctgctcggTGGTCAGCACTGGTCTTCATTTTACTCTCATCAgaggaagatctggaggtgtttgacctgaagaaatactctgcttcagaggtggctcttctgaggctgctgccggtggtcaaagcctccaacaaagttct actgagtcgCTGTAACCTCTCACAGAAAAGCTGTGAAGttctgtcctcagtcctcagctctcagtcctctagtctgagagagctggacctgagtaacaacaacctgcaggattcaggattGAAGAtcttgtctgctggactggagagtccacactgtgacctggagactctcag actgagtggctgtaacctctcagagagaagctgtgaagttctgtcctcagtcctcagctctcagtcctctagtctgagagagctggacctgagtaacaaccacctgcaggattcaggagtgaagatcttgtctgctggactggagagtccacactgtgacctggagactctcag gctgtcaggctgtctgatcacagaggaaggctgttcttctctggcctcggctctgagctccaacccctcccacctgagagagctggacctgagctacaatcatccaggagactcaggagtgaatctgctgtctgctggactggaggatcctcactggagactggagactctcag ggtggagcctgatggagtccgatggctgagaccaggtctgaggaagt attcctgtgaactcacaatcgacacaaacacagtaaacaaacacctcaaactgtctgacaacaacaggaaggtgacacgtgtgaaggaggatcagtcgtatcctgatcatccagacagatttgactactatcctcagctgctgtgtagaactggtctgactggtcgctgttactgggaggtcgagtgtaGAGGAGacgtttatgtatcagtgagttacagaggaatcaagaggaaaggagacagtgatgACTGTATGTTTGGAatgaatgatcagtcctggagtctgatctgctctgatggaggttactatGTCTGGcacaataagacagaaacacacatctccttctcctcctctggtagagtagcagtgtatgtggactgtcctgctggctttctgtccttctacagagtctcctctgacacactgatccacctccacaccttcagcaccacattcactgaacctctttatcctgggtttgggttTGATCTCTGGTATGGTTTTGGTTCCTGTtttggttcctcagtgtctctgtgttctctgcaggagggagagtctcctcctggtggagaaccttcctctctgctcaccacatag